One region of Sulfurisphaera ohwakuensis genomic DNA includes:
- a CDS encoding MmgE/PrpD family protein, producing the protein MELSDKIAEYVVSAEDFSDEMLHEAKRRLLDSIAVALASTNSPPAKILREMSNLFSGNSPLLSGGEATIDFASFYNTLLIRYLDFNDTYLSKEPLHPSDMIGGLLSVGSVFDISGEELLKSIIVGYEIGVRLCDSTSLRKKGYDHVNFLQIASTSALSRLLSLDIEKTKNAISLTLVPHIALRESRSGKLSMWKAGATAEAVRNSVFATLLAKNGFTAPDKPFSGVFGFFNIIAKDFDLSTFENIKSGSILKTFIKKYPVEYHAEATVEAVLKLDYEGEIKKVIVETYEAGKTILADSEDKWNPRNKETADHSLPFITAVTLLTKRFWLDSYNLIGDPKVVSLMKKIEVVERDDYTSVYPKELPTRVIVITDKGTYESEVRVPRGHSANPMSDEEIEEKAKLLGLSESQIKLIWEIDNMKVKDFVRNLTKV; encoded by the coding sequence ATGGAACTTTCAGATAAAATAGCCGAATACGTGGTCTCAGCTGAGGATTTTTCAGATGAAATGCTTCATGAGGCTAAAAGAAGATTGCTTGACAGTATTGCCGTAGCTCTGGCATCAACTAATTCACCACCTGCAAAAATTTTGAGAGAAATGTCAAATCTCTTCTCTGGAAATTCTCCTCTTTTAAGTGGAGGAGAAGCCACTATAGATTTTGCATCATTTTATAATACCTTACTTATACGTTATTTAGACTTTAATGACACGTATTTGAGTAAAGAGCCTTTACATCCAAGTGATATGATAGGAGGTCTATTATCTGTAGGTAGCGTGTTTGATATCTCTGGTGAAGAACTATTAAAGAGTATCATCGTGGGTTATGAAATTGGTGTGAGGCTCTGTGATAGTACAAGTCTAAGAAAAAAGGGATATGATCACGTTAATTTCCTTCAAATAGCTTCTACTTCAGCACTTTCTCGTCTCCTTAGTCTTGATATAGAGAAGACTAAGAATGCAATATCTTTAACGCTTGTTCCTCATATTGCGCTTAGGGAATCTAGATCAGGTAAATTATCAATGTGGAAAGCTGGAGCTACGGCTGAGGCTGTAAGGAATTCAGTATTTGCGACTCTTTTAGCTAAAAACGGATTTACTGCACCAGACAAACCGTTTTCTGGAGTTTTTGGATTCTTTAATATCATAGCTAAGGATTTTGATTTATCAACTTTCGAAAATATTAAGAGTGGGTCTATTCTTAAGACTTTCATTAAAAAATACCCAGTTGAATACCATGCTGAAGCCACTGTAGAAGCGGTATTGAAACTAGACTATGAAGGTGAAATAAAGAAAGTAATTGTAGAAACTTATGAAGCTGGTAAGACAATATTGGCTGATAGTGAGGATAAATGGAATCCTAGAAATAAAGAAACTGCTGATCACAGTTTACCATTTATTACGGCAGTTACTTTACTTACAAAGCGTTTCTGGTTGGATTCGTATAACTTAATTGGAGACCCTAAAGTAGTTAGCTTAATGAAAAAGATTGAGGTCGTAGAGAGGGATGATTATACTTCTGTTTATCCTAAAGAACTACCTACTAGAGTTATTGTCATTACAGATAAGGGTACTTATGAAAGTGAAGTAAGAGTTCCTAGAGGGCATTCAGCAAATCCTATGAGTGATGAGGAAATTGAAGAAAAAGCTAAGCTTTTAGGTCTTTCAGAAAGTCAAATTAAGCTCATTTGGGAAATAGATAATATGAAGGTGAAGGATTTTGTCAGAAATCTTACGAAAGTCTGA
- a CDS encoding ATP-binding protein — protein MTVIKILNNLVRENLLDNMFSYTEIFSDKERFIPELLYGREDALRKLVDLVSKQDLTLFFIKGPRRSGKSSLLLTLLKILSNGEYKQKFNVKDNWIPIMVKLDAVTNPLSLSNLLLRRGLTNYTLKRLNVKKIPTYAKVFSEKIEEQLTVGRTLGGGISLGNIGASVSKGKNFAFPYSIDLSLVTDILYESAEGSKIIIMFDELQYIYENWKDNKSIFLQFLKKISDEYYDRIKVVMTGSVIRPAELLLSKEYTEELHGRHIEEYNIGEISFDDAEKMLMDGFTSANVNYNDYILSSALNLTFRIPGWLAYFGKYYVETGKLLEAINKSYEEMGSLVREELGKLKRIKKREYYDTAVNMLAKKGILTPLELSKQLNISAHEAEIILNNLNYIDFINEKGELKDYTIESLRNDFEEMICPICNSGRALILKGLHYFVRFSCKHVVKL, from the coding sequence TTGACCGTCATAAAAATCCTTAATAATTTAGTAAGGGAGAATTTGTTAGATAATATGTTTTCTTACACTGAGATATTCAGCGATAAAGAGAGATTTATCCCAGAATTATTATATGGTAGGGAAGACGCTCTGAGAAAGCTAGTTGATTTAGTTTCTAAGCAAGATCTTACATTGTTCTTCATAAAAGGACCTAGAAGGAGTGGTAAATCTAGTCTATTACTTACGCTATTAAAGATTTTAAGCAATGGTGAATACAAGCAGAAATTCAATGTTAAAGATAACTGGATCCCTATAATGGTAAAGTTAGATGCCGTGACTAATCCCCTTTCTTTGTCTAATTTGCTATTGAGAAGAGGATTAACTAATTATACTTTAAAAAGGTTAAACGTTAAAAAAATACCAACTTATGCTAAAGTATTTAGTGAAAAGATTGAGGAACAACTTACAGTAGGAAGAACTCTAGGTGGCGGAATCTCACTAGGAAATATTGGAGCTTCTGTTAGTAAAGGAAAGAACTTTGCATTTCCTTACTCAATTGATTTATCACTAGTTACCGATATTTTATACGAGTCTGCTGAGGGTTCTAAGATAATTATTATGTTTGATGAGTTACAGTATATTTATGAGAACTGGAAAGATAATAAGTCAATTTTCTTGCAATTTTTAAAGAAGATTTCTGACGAATATTATGATAGGATAAAAGTGGTTATGACAGGATCAGTAATCAGACCTGCAGAATTGTTACTGAGTAAAGAGTATACTGAAGAGCTTCACGGTAGACATATCGAAGAGTATAATATAGGAGAGATTTCTTTCGATGATGCAGAAAAGATGCTTATGGATGGTTTTACTTCGGCTAATGTAAATTATAACGATTATATACTTTCATCAGCCCTCAATTTGACCTTTAGGATACCCGGATGGTTAGCTTACTTCGGTAAATATTACGTTGAAACAGGAAAGCTCTTAGAAGCGATTAATAAAAGTTATGAGGAAATGGGATCTCTAGTAAGAGAAGAGTTAGGAAAACTAAAAAGGATAAAAAAAAGAGAATATTACGATACTGCGGTAAATATGTTAGCGAAAAAAGGAATCCTTACACCTTTAGAACTTTCTAAGCAACTTAACATAAGTGCTCATGAAGCAGAAATTATTTTAAATAATCTAAATTATATCGATTTCATAAACGAAAAAGGCGAGCTCAAAGACTATACTATTGAATCATTAAGGAATGATTTTGAAGAAATGATTTGTCCTATATGCAATTCTGGAAGAGCATTAATTTTGAAAGGATTACATTATTTTGTGAGATTTTCTTGCAAACATGTAGTTAAATTGTAA
- a CDS encoding lactate/malate dehydrogenase family protein, with translation MTKIAFIGVGKIGQTIAFNTIMDGYADEVMIYDIIPELPEKFEHELRHALASKRLKVELLSTNNLDDVAGADIVVITAGKPRKPGMSRRDLFVDNAKIMMDLANKLPKKNHGAVYIMVSNPVDMMASVFARYSKEFVISTGDQVETMRLRAYIAKKLKIPVYRVNGFVGGEHGEDAVVLWSTVTVNGKPFSEDLGVTKAEVEDYVKKIPGEIIRVMGGTTWGPGTIIAELIRAVALNENKVMSIATPRQFEDEIIHVSVPTVVGSSIGPSLENLLDEKDRWNLMASMKDFYNVYKENLKHLETSIQAQ, from the coding sequence ATGACAAAGATAGCTTTTATAGGAGTTGGAAAGATAGGTCAGACAATCGCCTTTAATACTATAATGGATGGTTACGCTGATGAGGTCATGATCTATGATATTATCCCAGAATTACCGGAAAAATTTGAACATGAACTTAGACATGCTCTTGCATCTAAAAGACTTAAAGTTGAACTTTTATCTACAAACAACTTAGACGATGTTGCTGGTGCTGATATTGTAGTTATTACTGCTGGTAAACCAAGAAAACCTGGTATGAGTAGAAGAGATCTGTTTGTAGATAATGCTAAAATAATGATGGATCTAGCTAACAAATTACCTAAGAAGAATCATGGAGCCGTTTATATTATGGTTTCTAACCCGGTAGACATGATGGCTTCTGTATTCGCAAGATATTCTAAGGAATTCGTAATTAGTACTGGAGACCAAGTAGAGACAATGAGGTTAAGAGCATATATAGCTAAAAAACTAAAGATACCAGTTTATAGAGTTAATGGGTTTGTAGGTGGAGAGCATGGTGAAGATGCTGTAGTATTATGGAGTACTGTAACAGTTAATGGAAAACCATTCTCAGAGGATTTAGGAGTTACAAAGGCAGAGGTTGAAGATTATGTAAAGAAGATCCCAGGAGAGATAATTAGAGTTATGGGAGGTACTACATGGGGTCCTGGGACTATTATAGCTGAATTAATAAGAGCAGTAGCACTCAATGAGAATAAAGTTATGTCAATAGCTACTCCAAGACAATTTGAAGACGAAATAATTCACGTTAGTGTGCCAACAGTAGTTGGAAGTTCAATTGGTCCTTCATTAGAAAACTTATTAGATGAAAAGGACAGATGGAATTTAATGGCTTCAATGAAAGACTTCTATAATGTATATAAGGAGAATTTGAAACACCTAGAAACTTCTATCCAAGCACAGTAA
- a CDS encoding CBS domain-containing protein: MTPNKIKLLINKPIIKVQKGTSARDAVKIMAKENVGSILIFDGDKLIGIFTERDLLRAVARDEDLNKPVEELGTTKNLITIDEDSPINVAAELMSKHCIRHLIVVNKSGKPIGVVSIRDIIGEKHILSILSNVDKVEEWIGGD; the protein is encoded by the coding sequence ATGACGCCGAATAAAATCAAATTACTAATAAATAAACCGATAATTAAGGTGCAAAAAGGGACTAGTGCTAGAGATGCTGTTAAGATAATGGCTAAGGAAAACGTTGGTTCAATCTTAATATTTGATGGTGATAAACTTATCGGAATTTTTACTGAAAGAGATTTACTTAGGGCTGTTGCAAGAGATGAGGATTTAAACAAACCAGTTGAAGAGTTAGGTACAACTAAAAATCTAATTACTATAGATGAAGACTCACCAATTAACGTTGCAGCTGAGTTAATGAGTAAGCATTGTATTAGACATCTTATTGTAGTTAACAAATCTGGTAAACCTATTGGTGTTGTATCAATAAGAGATATCATAGGAGAAAAACATATTTTATCTATACTTTCAAACGTAGATAAAGTAGAAGAATGGATAGGTGGTGATTAA
- a CDS encoding amidohydrolase family protein encodes MIDFHFHAPIKEFLDFLGEYKESTMKYFNAKFDIKSLRGSLDEAESLGIKRVVLLPIDSTTFLGRKIPNEIVCNNTDDRIIRFVSVDPLKPNAEEELRRLIKECEPQGVKFHPQLQGFNPLDERALRLYSVLDSNGLVAVFHTGTSGVGAGVKSNIRLDYGRPIYFDEIAIRFPRMKIILAHFGWPWTEEAIAIALHKPNIYLDLSGWVPKYIPEVVWKYAKRLQDKLIFGSDYPLISQERWLNEFDKLNLPGDIKEKILKENAERILEKS; translated from the coding sequence TTGATAGATTTTCACTTCCATGCTCCCATAAAGGAATTCTTAGATTTTTTAGGTGAATATAAGGAATCAACAATGAAATATTTTAATGCGAAGTTCGATATAAAAAGCTTAAGAGGAAGCCTAGACGAGGCTGAAAGCTTAGGGATAAAGAGAGTTGTTTTATTACCCATAGACTCTACAACCTTTTTAGGAAGAAAAATACCTAATGAAATTGTTTGTAACAACACAGATGATAGAATAATAAGGTTTGTGTCAGTAGATCCTTTAAAACCTAATGCTGAAGAAGAACTAAGACGGCTCATAAAAGAATGCGAACCTCAAGGAGTTAAATTTCATCCACAACTTCAAGGATTTAATCCATTAGATGAAAGAGCATTAAGATTATACTCCGTCTTAGATTCGAATGGTCTTGTAGCTGTTTTTCATACAGGAACTTCTGGAGTAGGTGCTGGTGTAAAATCAAATATTAGACTTGATTACGGCAGACCAATATATTTTGATGAAATAGCAATAAGATTTCCCAGAATGAAGATAATATTAGCACATTTTGGTTGGCCATGGACTGAAGAAGCTATAGCGATAGCACTTCATAAACCCAATATATACTTAGATTTGTCTGGCTGGGTACCTAAATACATACCAGAAGTAGTATGGAAGTATGCAAAAAGATTACAAGATAAACTTATTTTTGGAAGTGATTATCCTCTAATCTCACAGGAGAGATGGTTAAACGAGTTTGATAAATTAAATTTGCCAGGGGATATTAAAGAAAAAATTCTTAAAGAAAATGCGGAAAGAATATTGGAAAAAAGTTAA
- the prpB gene encoding methylisocitrate lyase: protein MSEILRKSDFLIIPGVFNPFTALLAEKVGFKAVYLSGGALTSSYGLPDLGIITLDEVAEMVRRIREVTDIPIIVDADTGFGEVINVYRAVKVLEKAGANAIQIEDQVLPKKCGHLEGKEVVSPKDMVAKIKSALKARKDMLIIARTDARAVNGLEDAIERANMYLEAGADIIFPEALESKEEFAKFAKEVKAPLLANMTEFGKTPLITANEFKEMGYKYVIFPVTIFRVAAKAMKEALEVLLKEGSQKSLMDKMMTRKEQYEIINYYFYENLDKQLAKDL, encoded by the coding sequence TTGTCAGAAATCTTACGAAAGTCTGATTTCCTAATTATTCCGGGCGTATTTAATCCTTTTACAGCATTACTAGCTGAAAAAGTTGGATTCAAAGCAGTGTATTTGTCTGGAGGAGCTTTAACGTCCTCATACGGCTTACCAGATCTTGGAATAATAACGTTAGATGAAGTAGCAGAAATGGTCAGAAGAATTAGGGAAGTCACTGATATTCCAATTATTGTTGATGCTGATACTGGCTTTGGAGAAGTTATAAATGTATATAGGGCTGTGAAAGTTTTGGAAAAAGCTGGTGCCAATGCTATTCAAATTGAGGATCAAGTTCTTCCAAAGAAATGTGGTCATCTAGAAGGTAAAGAAGTTGTGAGTCCTAAAGATATGGTTGCTAAAATAAAATCGGCACTAAAGGCCAGAAAAGATATGTTAATAATTGCTAGAACTGACGCAAGAGCGGTAAATGGTCTTGAAGATGCTATTGAGAGAGCTAATATGTATTTAGAAGCTGGTGCTGATATAATTTTTCCAGAAGCATTGGAAAGCAAAGAAGAATTCGCCAAATTTGCTAAGGAAGTTAAAGCACCACTATTGGCTAATATGACAGAGTTTGGTAAAACGCCGTTAATAACTGCTAATGAGTTTAAAGAAATGGGGTATAAGTATGTTATCTTTCCAGTGACTATTTTCAGAGTTGCAGCAAAAGCCATGAAAGAAGCGTTAGAGGTACTTCTTAAAGAAGGATCTCAAAAATCATTGATGGATAAGATGATGACTAGGAAGGAGCAATATGAAATTATTAATTATTACTTTTATGAGAATTTAGATAAGCAACTTGCGAAAGATTTATAG
- a CDS encoding DUF302 domain-containing protein: MHIVKCKFSFNECEEKIKNEIKRLNAILFAEIDHKKNAEEVGLELNKCKVLYFGNPRVGTILMQKKIEISYDLPLRVSIWEKDKETYIAYKLPSEIAKEYSIESEVLKKMDEFIQTIISSVT; encoded by the coding sequence ATGCATATCGTTAAATGTAAATTTAGCTTTAATGAATGTGAAGAAAAGATAAAAAATGAAATAAAAAGATTAAATGCAATACTATTTGCTGAAATCGATCATAAAAAGAACGCTGAAGAGGTAGGACTAGAATTAAATAAATGTAAAGTTCTCTATTTTGGAAACCCTAGGGTAGGCACTATTTTAATGCAAAAGAAGATTGAAATCTCTTATGATCTTCCTTTGAGAGTATCTATATGGGAAAAGGACAAGGAAACTTATATTGCTTATAAATTACCGAGTGAGATAGCTAAAGAATATAGTATAGAGAGCGAAGTTCTGAAGAAAATGGATGAGTTTATCCAAACAATTATTAGCTCAGTTACATAA
- the gltA gene encoding citrate synthase, with translation MSVEVSRGLENVIIKTTGLTYIDGINGILRYRGYDINDLVNYASYEELIHLMLYGELPNRQQLNQVKGIINESFEVPEQVISTIFSMPRSCDAIGMMETAFGILASIYDPKWNKTTNKELAVQIIAKTATITANIYRAKEGLKPKIPEPSESYAESFLAATFGKKPTQEEIKAMDASLILYTDHEVPASTTAALVASSTLSDMYSCIVAALAALKGPLHGGAAEEAFKQFVEIGSVENADKWFEEKIIKGKSRLMGFGHRVYKTYDPRAKIFKTLAKSFAEKNENVKKYYEIAERIEKLGVDTFGSKHIYPNTDFYSGIVFYALGFPRYMFTSLFALSRVLGWLAHIIEYVEEQHRLIRPRALYIGPEKREFKPIELR, from the coding sequence ATGAGCGTAGAAGTAAGTAGAGGACTGGAAAATGTAATTATAAAAACTACTGGATTAACTTACATTGACGGTATTAACGGTATATTAAGGTATAGAGGATACGATATTAACGATTTAGTTAATTATGCTTCATATGAGGAGCTAATCCATTTAATGCTTTACGGTGAATTACCTAACAGACAACAATTAAATCAGGTTAAAGGTATAATAAATGAAAGTTTTGAAGTTCCAGAACAAGTTATATCAACGATATTTTCGATGCCTAGAAGTTGTGATGCAATAGGAATGATGGAAACAGCATTTGGCATATTAGCTTCAATATATGATCCAAAATGGAACAAAACTACTAATAAAGAATTAGCTGTTCAAATTATTGCAAAAACTGCAACAATTACTGCAAATATTTATAGAGCTAAAGAAGGGTTAAAGCCAAAAATCCCAGAGCCCTCAGAAAGCTATGCTGAAAGCTTCTTAGCTGCAACGTTTGGTAAAAAGCCTACTCAAGAAGAGATAAAGGCTATGGATGCTTCACTAATTTTATACACAGACCACGAAGTTCCAGCCTCAACAACTGCTGCCTTAGTAGCTTCATCAACCCTCTCGGATATGTACTCATGTATTGTTGCAGCATTAGCTGCACTAAAGGGTCCTTTGCATGGTGGTGCGGCTGAGGAAGCTTTCAAACAGTTTGTAGAAATAGGCTCTGTCGAAAATGCAGATAAATGGTTTGAGGAGAAGATAATAAAAGGGAAAAGTAGGCTTATGGGATTCGGGCATCGTGTATACAAGACTTATGATCCTAGAGCAAAAATATTTAAGACATTGGCTAAATCCTTTGCTGAAAAAAATGAAAATGTTAAAAAGTATTATGAAATTGCCGAACGAATAGAGAAATTGGGAGTTGATACATTCGGTAGTAAGCATATTTATCCTAATACTGACTTTTACAGTGGTATAGTATTTTATGCTTTAGGCTTCCCGAGATATATGTTCACTTCACTGTTCGCTCTATCAAGAGTATTAGGGTGGTTAGCTCACATAATTGAATATGTAGAGGAACAGCATAGACTCATTAGACCTAGAGCACTATACATTGGCCCAGAAAAAAGAGAGTTTAAACCTATAGAGTTAAGATAA
- a CDS encoding AMP-binding protein has protein sequence MEVEFYSLQKIRKLSEEAIKDPESFWKDKMHLISWFKEPEKIREGEPPFEKWFVNGYTNISYNAIDRHLDKSEKVAFYWINEKLDTRSITYRDLYCEVNRASYVLKELGVKKGDSVSLIMPSIPEAVYMSLAVHRLGATLVIHYLGLSEETLTYRLNDCNSRVLIVASKGFRNGNEIRIKDFVDKLLDSRKTPIEKVLVVKRGYDDFNVTKRDVIYEEVRPRGRVYVEPIWVESNEPSTIYYTSGTTGRPKGLYHSTAGYVIALNYAFKSLMGPKENDIWWTISELGWPVWPMANLYTIPFMGLTGVLFEGYIGYKPDMFSRIIERFGVNLVWSSTTTLYTLKSLGEESVKSGDTSTLRLILNTGEPLNPGAWKWLRDNMPHVTIADAYWMTEHLFPVAGTPFGIGEIPYKAGSAGIRFPGSDFRVVDDDGKELQAGKKGYIVLKPISPALAKMHNDTSGERIIKTYWSRFPGYFYTGDYGYMDEDGYLYVLGRADDVIKSGERIGTLEVESVVVTHPAVAEAAVVGYPKEGGEGILVLAVVKKGYPMSEDLANDIKSYLRNSGYIVDKVYLVRRLPKTKSGKIMRRLIRALVRNEEIGDISTLDDPSILEELKSILSEKD, from the coding sequence GAAAGCTTTTGGAAGGATAAAATGCATTTGATCTCATGGTTTAAAGAGCCAGAAAAAATAAGGGAAGGAGAACCACCATTTGAGAAATGGTTTGTTAATGGTTATACTAATATTTCTTATAACGCAATTGATAGGCATTTAGATAAATCTGAAAAAGTAGCTTTCTATTGGATAAATGAGAAATTAGATACTAGGAGTATAACTTATAGAGATTTATATTGTGAGGTAAATAGGGCTTCTTACGTTTTAAAAGAACTAGGAGTAAAGAAAGGTGACTCAGTATCTCTTATAATGCCTAGTATTCCAGAGGCAGTCTATATGTCTTTAGCTGTACATAGGCTAGGGGCGACGCTAGTAATACACTATCTAGGTTTAAGTGAGGAGACCTTAACCTATAGGCTAAATGATTGTAATTCTAGGGTTTTAATAGTTGCTAGTAAGGGTTTCAGAAACGGAAATGAAATAAGGATAAAAGATTTTGTGGATAAACTTCTTGATTCCAGAAAAACTCCGATAGAGAAAGTTTTAGTAGTGAAAAGAGGTTATGACGATTTTAATGTTACAAAGAGGGACGTTATATATGAAGAAGTAAGACCTAGGGGTAGAGTTTATGTTGAGCCAATCTGGGTAGAATCTAATGAGCCTTCAACAATTTATTATACTTCTGGAACCACTGGTAGACCTAAAGGCTTATATCACTCTACAGCAGGATATGTAATAGCATTAAATTATGCCTTTAAATCCCTTATGGGTCCTAAGGAGAATGATATATGGTGGACAATATCTGAATTAGGCTGGCCAGTATGGCCTATGGCAAATCTTTACACAATACCATTCATGGGTCTTACTGGAGTACTTTTTGAGGGATATATAGGATATAAACCGGATATGTTCTCCAGAATAATTGAAAGGTTTGGAGTTAATTTAGTATGGAGTTCAACAACAACCTTATATACATTAAAGAGCCTTGGAGAAGAATCAGTTAAATCTGGAGATACTTCAACACTGAGACTCATTTTGAACACTGGAGAACCATTAAATCCTGGTGCATGGAAATGGTTAAGAGATAACATGCCTCATGTTACTATTGCAGATGCTTATTGGATGACTGAACACTTATTCCCAGTTGCTGGAACGCCTTTTGGAATAGGAGAGATTCCTTATAAAGCTGGGTCTGCTGGAATTAGATTCCCAGGTAGTGACTTTAGAGTAGTGGACGATGATGGAAAAGAATTACAAGCAGGCAAAAAGGGATACATTGTGTTAAAGCCTATTAGCCCAGCTTTAGCAAAAATGCACAATGATACTAGCGGAGAAAGGATTATAAAGACCTACTGGTCGAGATTCCCTGGATATTTCTACACTGGTGATTACGGCTATATGGACGAGGATGGATACCTTTATGTTTTAGGAAGAGCTGATGATGTAATAAAGTCTGGCGAAAGAATAGGTACTTTAGAAGTAGAAAGTGTAGTTGTAACACATCCAGCAGTTGCTGAAGCCGCTGTAGTAGGCTACCCAAAGGAAGGAGGAGAAGGAATTTTAGTTTTAGCTGTGGTTAAGAAAGGTTATCCAATGAGTGAGGATTTGGCTAATGATATAAAATCATATCTAAGAAATAGTGGATATATAGTAGATAAAGTATATTTAGTAAGAAGACTACCAAAGACGAAGAGTGGCAAGATAATGAGGAGATTAATAAGAGCACTGGTAAGGAATGAGGAGATTGGTGATATCTCTACTTTAGATGACCCAAGCATATTAGAGGAGTTAAAGAGTATATTAAGTGAGAAAGATTGA
- a CDS encoding cobalt-factor II C(20)-methyltransferase, translated as MTELYVIGLGPGDPELITVKGMKILSIADVIFVPYSTGTNRSLSYNIIQAYGKKDAKIVTLGFPMAKEVDEKELERIGRTICEDKGNVSAFITLGDPTLYSTFFRVKKFLSCFDKIELIPGVSSVTSCASKLKLSLALGDDAILIVPSSRISLIQEVKNKVESIVVIKGNENLDKIAEILKEGYELFYARRCYLEGEKIVPWDGTFDRDYFSMLIGVKKVER; from the coding sequence ATGACTGAACTTTATGTTATTGGTTTAGGTCCCGGAGATCCTGAGCTAATAACAGTTAAGGGAATGAAGATTTTATCAATTGCTGATGTTATTTTTGTTCCATATTCTACTGGAACCAATAGGAGTTTATCTTACAATATTATTCAAGCTTATGGGAAAAAAGACGCTAAAATAGTAACGCTAGGATTTCCAATGGCTAAAGAGGTAGACGAAAAAGAGCTTGAAAGAATTGGAAGAACAATTTGTGAAGATAAAGGTAATGTTTCTGCCTTTATTACTTTAGGTGATCCTACACTATATTCCACATTTTTCAGAGTAAAAAAATTCCTTTCTTGTTTTGATAAAATAGAGTTAATTCCCGGTGTTAGTTCCGTTACTTCATGTGCTTCTAAACTCAAACTCTCTTTAGCTTTAGGTGATGATGCTATATTAATAGTACCTTCAAGTAGAATTTCTCTTATACAAGAAGTAAAAAATAAGGTGGAAAGTATTGTAGTGATTAAAGGAAATGAGAACCTTGATAAAATAGCAGAGATTTTGAAGGAAGGGTATGAGCTTTTTTATGCCAGAAGGTGTTATTTAGAAGGGGAGAAAATTGTTCCCTGGGATGGTACTTTTGATAGAGATTATTTTTCAATGTTAATAGGGGTGAAAAAGGTTGAAAGGTAA
- a CDS encoding undecaprenyl-diphosphate phosphatase: MNLLDTIIIGIVQGISEWLPISSKTQVLISSHYLLNLPIAIAYSFGLFMEMGSIGSATIYFRKDIMSVFRDRKLLLYLAIITIITGLVGVPLYIISDKLLKNAYDPSIPMIILGIALIVDGLYIRYSRIKIRNFKDLSLKNIILIGIAQGLAALPGVSRSGMTVSTMLFLGIKPDDAFRYSYLAYIPAAVGAVGTTILFSKTNISYVISLIGIGGVLISVISAFIIGMLTIDLLLRFAKRRNIYIIDFTLGGIAIAVSVLTLLL, translated from the coding sequence ATGAATCTTCTAGATACAATAATAATCGGAATTGTACAAGGAATTTCAGAATGGTTACCTATAAGTAGTAAAACACAAGTATTGATATCATCACATTACCTATTAAATTTACCAATAGCAATAGCTTACTCTTTCGGATTGTTTATGGAAATGGGATCTATAGGCTCTGCCACCATCTATTTTAGAAAAGATATAATGAGTGTATTTAGAGATAGAAAACTACTGCTTTATCTTGCGATAATAACTATAATAACAGGGCTAGTTGGAGTACCCCTATATATAATCTCCGATAAACTATTGAAGAACGCATATGATCCTTCGATTCCAATGATAATTCTAGGAATAGCACTAATCGTAGACGGTTTATATATAAGATATTCAAGGATTAAAATTAGAAATTTTAAAGACTTAAGTTTAAAAAATATAATACTTATCGGAATAGCACAGGGATTAGCGGCATTACCAGGTGTAAGCAGGTCTGGAATGACAGTATCAACAATGTTATTTCTAGGAATCAAACCTGACGATGCTTTCAGATACTCATATCTGGCTTATATCCCAGCAGCAGTAGGTGCAGTAGGAACAACAATATTATTCTCTAAAACTAACATATCTTACGTTATATCTTTAATTGGCATAGGAGGAGTATTAATTTCAGTTATATCAGCATTTATCATAGGAATGCTAACAATAGATCTACTATTAAGATTTGCTAAGAGAAGAAATATTTATATAATAGATTTTACCTTAGGGGGAATAGCAATAGCGGTAAGCGTTTTAACTCTACTCCTATGA